The following are encoded in a window of Shewanella psychrotolerans genomic DNA:
- the rarD gene encoding EamA family transporter RarD, giving the protein MADTEYRKGIVLALCAYSLWGFAPLYFKLLNQVSATEILLHRVIWSFVFMIILMQFIGGFAKLRQLFKRPKQLAVLTVTSILIAGNWLLFIWAVNNDHMLDASLGYFINPLLNVLLGMLFLGERLRKLQWFAVSLACAGVLVQLISFGSIPLVSLALAASFGFYGLLRKKVNVDAKTGLLVETALLLPVAIIYLFATLDSATANMLTNDINMNLLLIAAGVVTSVPLLCFAGAATRIPLSMLGFFQYLGPSIMFILAISLFKEPFDLEKGVTFAFIWSALLIFTLDMGLRARRR; this is encoded by the coding sequence ATGGCCGACACCGAATACCGCAAAGGCATAGTTTTAGCCCTTTGCGCATACAGCCTTTGGGGCTTTGCGCCCTTATACTTTAAACTTCTCAATCAAGTTTCGGCAACCGAGATCTTGCTGCATCGCGTTATCTGGTCATTCGTTTTCATGATTATTTTAATGCAGTTTATCGGTGGATTCGCCAAGCTGCGACAACTATTCAAACGACCGAAACAGTTAGCGGTACTAACCGTGACCTCCATTCTTATCGCGGGAAACTGGTTACTGTTCATCTGGGCGGTGAACAATGACCATATGCTGGATGCTAGCTTGGGTTACTTTATTAATCCGCTACTTAACGTTTTATTAGGGATGCTTTTTCTAGGCGAGCGTCTTCGTAAACTACAGTGGTTTGCGGTAAGTTTAGCCTGCGCAGGCGTGCTGGTTCAGCTCATCTCTTTTGGCTCCATTCCGTTGGTATCTCTGGCCTTAGCCGCGTCATTTGGGTTTTACGGCCTGCTGCGCAAAAAAGTAAACGTAGACGCAAAAACGGGTTTGCTGGTAGAAACGGCACTCTTGCTGCCCGTTGCTATTATCTATCTGTTTGCCACATTGGACTCAGCAACCGCAAATATGTTGACTAACGATATCAACATGAACCTGTTACTCATTGCGGCTGGAGTAGTAACCTCGGTCCCGCTACTCTGTTTTGCAGGCGCGGCGACGCGTATTCCATTGTCTATGTTAGGGTTCTTTCAATACCTAGGCCCAAGCATCATGTTTATCCTTGCCATTAGCCTGTTTAAAGAACCATTTGATTTGGAAAAAGGAGTAACATTCGCATTTATTTGGAGTGCCCTGCTAATTTTTACTCTAGATATGGGGTTAAGAGCTAGACGCCGCTGA